The proteins below are encoded in one region of Amycolatopsis magusensis:
- the recO gene encoding DNA repair protein RecO translates to MSRLYRDTGVVLRTYKLGEADRIVSFLTRRHGKVRAAAKGVRRTNSRFGARLEPFVHVDVQFHTGRTLDVVTQVQTLDAFAMPIVSDYPRYTSASAIVETADRLTVEEGEPALRLYLLVVGALRALADGERDSSLVLDAFLLRAMAFAGWAPAIDECARCGDPGPHRAFSVAGGGAMCPRCRMAGSVHPSPEIFQLLGALLHGDWETADAAAQNTRRDASGLVAAQLQWHLERQLRSLPLVERRARDAEVTGK, encoded by the coding sequence GTGAGCCGTCTCTACCGCGACACCGGAGTGGTGCTGCGGACCTACAAGCTCGGCGAGGCCGACCGGATCGTCAGCTTCCTGACGCGGCGGCACGGCAAGGTCCGTGCCGCGGCGAAGGGTGTCCGCCGCACCAACTCGCGGTTCGGCGCCCGCCTGGAGCCGTTCGTCCACGTCGACGTGCAGTTCCACACCGGGCGCACCCTCGACGTGGTGACCCAGGTGCAGACCCTGGACGCGTTCGCCATGCCGATCGTCTCCGACTACCCGCGCTACACCTCGGCCAGCGCCATCGTGGAGACCGCCGACCGGCTCACCGTCGAAGAGGGCGAGCCCGCGCTGCGGCTGTACCTGCTCGTCGTCGGTGCCCTGCGAGCGCTGGCGGACGGCGAGCGCGACTCCTCGCTGGTGCTCGACGCCTTCCTCCTGCGCGCGATGGCCTTCGCCGGCTGGGCGCCCGCGATCGACGAATGCGCGCGCTGCGGTGACCCCGGTCCCCACCGGGCGTTCAGCGTGGCCGGTGGCGGCGCGATGTGCCCGCGCTGCCGGATGGCCGGTTCCGTGCACCCCTCACCGGAGATCTTCCAGTTGCTCGGCGCGCTCCTGCACGGGGACTGGGAGACCGCGGACGCCGCCGCGCAGAACACCCGCCGCGACGCCAGCGGACTGGTCGCCGCGCAGTTGCAGTGGCACCTGGAACGCCAGTTGCGGTCCCTGCCACTGGTGGAGAGACGTGCCCGCGATGCCGAGGTCACCGGGAAGTAG